One Nocardioides aromaticivorans genomic window carries:
- the lepB gene encoding signal peptidase I, translating to MTSDETDAPATDGARGRHGHAAPRKHLPVWQESILLLAVALGLAVLIKALFVQAFYIPSESMEPGLVKNDRILVQKVSYWFGGNPSRGDVVVFEDPGSWLATADSQGPTGFANLLSKVGLYPTGGHLVKRVIGAEGDVIVCCDEQGRIEVNGKAIDEEDYVRHDSRGCDGYIEWVVEPDSSKVRPCSWTIGPVPKGKLFVMGDNREHSADSRAHLCSPDEDPCTQSPWVDRDLVVGKVFTLIWPRDRWRWISRPEVFDDVPGSPSDDLVEKAEKVGVAQVG from the coding sequence GTGACGAGCGACGAGACCGACGCCCCGGCCACCGACGGCGCCCGGGGGCGGCACGGCCACGCCGCGCCCCGCAAGCACCTGCCGGTCTGGCAGGAGAGCATCCTGCTGCTCGCCGTGGCCCTGGGCCTCGCCGTGCTGATCAAGGCACTGTTCGTGCAGGCCTTCTACATCCCGTCGGAGTCGATGGAGCCGGGCCTGGTCAAGAACGACCGGATCCTGGTCCAGAAGGTCTCCTACTGGTTCGGCGGCAACCCGTCGCGCGGCGACGTCGTCGTCTTCGAGGACCCCGGCTCCTGGCTCGCCACCGCCGACTCCCAGGGCCCGACCGGCTTCGCCAACCTCCTGTCGAAGGTGGGCCTCTACCCGACCGGCGGCCACCTCGTGAAGCGCGTCATCGGCGCCGAGGGCGACGTCATCGTGTGCTGCGACGAGCAGGGCCGGATCGAGGTCAACGGCAAGGCCATCGACGAGGAGGACTACGTCCGCCACGACTCGCGCGGCTGCGACGGCTACATCGAGTGGGTCGTCGAGCCCGACTCCTCCAAGGTGCGCCCGTGCTCGTGGACCATCGGGCCGGTGCCCAAGGGCAAGCTCTTCGTGATGGGCGACAACCGCGAGCACTCCGCCGACTCCCGTGCCCACCTCTGCAGCCCCGACGAGGACCCCTGCACGCAGAGCCCGTGGGTCGACCGCGACCTCGTGGTCGGCAAGGTCTTCACGCTGATCTGGCCCCGTGACCGCTGGCGCTGGATCAGCCGCCCGGAGGTCTTCGACGATGTCCCCGGGTCGCCGTCCGACGACCTGGTCGAGAAGGCCGAGAAGGTCGGCGTCGCCCAGGTCGGCTGA
- a CDS encoding DUF2469 domain-containing protein, with amino-acid sequence MSAEDLEKYETEQELNLYREYRDVVGIFKYVVETDRRFYLCNSVDVKARSEGTDVFFEVTIADAWVWDMYRPARFAKNVKVLTFKDVNVEELATSDLELPKS; translated from the coding sequence GTGAGCGCCGAGGACCTCGAGAAGTACGAGACCGAGCAGGAGCTGAACCTCTACCGGGAGTACCGCGACGTCGTCGGCATCTTCAAGTACGTCGTCGAGACCGACCGCCGGTTCTACCTCTGCAACTCGGTCGACGTGAAGGCCCGCTCGGAGGGCACGGACGTGTTCTTCGAGGTCACGATCGCGGACGCCTGGGTGTGGGACATGTACCGCCCGGCCCGGTTCGCGAAGAACGTCAAGGTCCTGACCTTCAAGGACGTCAACGTGGAGGAGCTGGCCACCTCGGACCTGGAGCTCCCGAAGTCCTGA
- the rplS gene encoding 50S ribosomal protein L19 — MSNPSPAVVTELGNAAKRDDVPAFRAGDTVKVHVKVVEGNRSRVQVFQGVVIRIHGSGVGRTFTVRKVSFGVGVERTFPLHSPIFEQIEVVTYGDVRRAKLYYLRNLTGKKAKIKERREV, encoded by the coding sequence ATGAGCAACCCCAGCCCCGCCGTCGTCACCGAGCTCGGCAACGCCGCGAAGCGTGACGACGTCCCCGCCTTCCGCGCCGGTGACACCGTCAAGGTCCACGTCAAGGTCGTCGAGGGCAACCGGTCCCGCGTCCAGGTCTTCCAGGGTGTCGTCATCCGCATCCACGGTTCGGGCGTCGGCCGCACCTTCACGGTCCGCAAGGTCTCCTTCGGCGTCGGTGTCGAGCGCACCTTCCCGCTCCACTCGCCGATCTTCGAGCAGATCGAGGTCGTCACCTACGGTGACGTGCGCCGCGCGAAGCTCTACTACCTGCGCAACCTCACCGGCAAGAAGGCCAAGATCAAGGAGCGTCGCGAGGTCTGA
- the rimM gene encoding ribosome maturation factor RimM (Essential for efficient processing of 16S rRNA) codes for MESIEVVVGRIGKPHGIRGEVTVDVRTDEPDRRYVAGAVLQAEAPRGSAFAARTLTVERTRWHQGVLLVAFSELPDRNAAESARGVVLRAVVAADEAPEDPEEFYDHQLVGLAAYDVDGTHLGELVGLVHGAQDLLRIKTLDRREALVPFVSALVPEVDVAGGRVVIADRPGLVSPFPEDSDEEGGE; via the coding sequence GTGGAGAGCATCGAGGTCGTCGTCGGCCGGATCGGCAAGCCGCACGGCATCCGGGGCGAGGTGACGGTCGACGTCCGCACCGACGAGCCCGACCGGCGCTACGTCGCGGGCGCGGTCCTGCAGGCCGAGGCGCCCCGTGGCTCCGCGTTCGCCGCCCGCACCCTCACCGTCGAGCGCACCCGCTGGCACCAGGGCGTCCTCCTCGTCGCGTTCAGCGAGCTGCCCGACCGCAACGCGGCCGAGTCGGCCCGCGGCGTGGTGCTCCGGGCCGTCGTCGCGGCCGACGAGGCGCCGGAGGACCCGGAGGAGTTCTACGACCACCAGCTGGTCGGCCTGGCGGCGTACGACGTCGACGGCACCCACCTCGGCGAGCTGGTCGGCCTCGTCCACGGCGCCCAGGACCTGCTCCGCATCAAGACCCTCGACCGTCGCGAGGCGCTGGTGCCCTTCGTCAGCGCGCTGGTGCCCGAGGTCGACGTGGCCGGTGGCCGGGTCGTGATCGCCGACCGGCCGGGGCTGGTGAGCCCGTTCCCCGAGGACAGCGACGAGGAGGGCGGGGAGTGA
- a CDS encoding ammonium transporter gives MTDSTAWLLLSTALVIFMTPGVAFFYGGLVKSKSVVSMMMLSFGSMGLVSVLWILYGFNMGLLDGEGIGNFVANPFSDFALEDLSKVTDGSPLAGVAFGASFAIITVALISGAIADRARFWPWMLFAGVWATTVYFLVQGWVWAFDDNGMTGWVGKFGFGDTATMDWAGGTAVHINAGAAALALALVLGKRKVGFSKEEAQPHNVPLVLIGAAILWFGWFGFNTGLNTGEAGAGLIFLNTVGAPAAAMIGWIVVEQFKEGKATAVGAASGAVAGLVAITPACAFLTPAWSLLLGLIAGAVCAFAIDLKFKLGFDDTLDVVGIHMVGGFIGCWFLGFFATDTGLFTGGGNLDQLGTQVVTSLGVAAYSFVMAFVIGTVIEKTIGFRAKEEDEIAGIDLVLHGEGYAID, from the coding sequence ATGACCGACTCGACCGCGTGGTTGCTGCTCAGCACCGCACTCGTCATCTTCATGACGCCAGGCGTCGCCTTCTTCTACGGCGGCCTGGTCAAGTCCAAGAGCGTCGTCTCCATGATGATGCTGAGCTTCGGCTCGATGGGCCTCGTCAGCGTCCTGTGGATCCTCTACGGGTTCAACATGGGCCTGCTGGACGGCGAGGGCATCGGCAACTTCGTCGCCAACCCGTTCTCCGACTTCGCCCTCGAGGACCTGTCCAAGGTGACCGACGGCTCCCCGCTCGCCGGCGTGGCCTTCGGTGCCTCGTTCGCCATCATCACGGTCGCGCTCATCTCGGGAGCCATCGCCGACCGTGCGCGCTTCTGGCCGTGGATGCTCTTCGCCGGCGTGTGGGCCACCACCGTGTACTTCCTCGTCCAGGGGTGGGTCTGGGCGTTCGACGACAACGGCATGACCGGCTGGGTCGGCAAGTTCGGCTTCGGTGACACCGCCACGATGGACTGGGCCGGTGGTACGGCGGTCCACATCAACGCCGGCGCCGCGGCGCTCGCCCTCGCGCTGGTCCTCGGCAAGCGCAAGGTCGGCTTCTCCAAGGAGGAGGCGCAGCCGCACAACGTCCCGCTGGTGCTCATCGGTGCCGCGATCCTGTGGTTCGGCTGGTTCGGCTTCAACACCGGCCTCAACACCGGCGAGGCCGGCGCGGGCCTGATCTTCCTCAACACCGTCGGTGCCCCGGCGGCCGCGATGATCGGCTGGATCGTCGTGGAGCAGTTCAAGGAGGGCAAGGCCACCGCGGTCGGCGCCGCCTCCGGTGCCGTCGCCGGCCTGGTCGCGATCACCCCGGCCTGTGCGTTCCTCACCCCGGCCTGGTCGCTGCTCCTCGGCCTCATCGCGGGCGCCGTCTGCGCCTTCGCGATCGACCTGAAGTTCAAGCTCGGCTTCGACGACACGCTCGACGTGGTCGGCATCCACATGGTCGGCGGCTTCATCGGCTGCTGGTTCCTCGGCTTCTTCGCCACCGACACCGGCCTGTTCACCGGCGGCGGCAACCTCGACCAGCTCGGCACCCAGGTGGTGACCTCGCTGGGCGTGGCGGCGTACTCCTTCGTGATGGCGTTCGTCATCGGCACGGTCATCGAGAAGACGATCGGCTTCCGCGCCAAGGAGGAGGACGAGATCGCCGGAATCGACCTGGTCCTGCACGGCGAGGGCTACGCGATCGACTGA
- a CDS encoding Fic family protein produces the protein MTGPAEEAPPPDASRDWQPHAREVRPWRQRAPRGPAADRRLDRITVALPPYVAGLDLPMDRSLAAMTTASAGDLSHLDLVHGRTLSALNHLLLRTEAVDSSKIENVDASLADYGRALLGVGANASAVSMASATAALTRMIRDADTSRAIRPEAILQAHHDLFRRTPSEAHRAGTFRTTQNWVGGSDWSPLGALHVPPPPETVAGYLDDLFTYANRDDVPPVVQAAVVHAQFESIHPFIDGNGRIGRALIHAVLRRRRATRHLTVPIASALVSHRERYFAALGDYRDGTARTMVAMLASAVRIATAESWVTATRLNEVRGAWGAAVGGSRPGTPLHRTLDLLTEQPIVNAALVAERVDVPEDEAAAVIDALTRAGVLRRAPRSRRAPVWLAGAVLDEVTDLSDRIQASSRRMREARPG, from the coding sequence ATGACCGGACCCGCGGAGGAGGCGCCGCCTCCCGACGCCTCGCGCGACTGGCAGCCCCACGCGCGCGAGGTCCGGCCCTGGCGCCAGCGCGCACCCCGGGGGCCCGCCGCCGACCGCCGCCTGGACCGGATCACGGTCGCCCTGCCGCCGTACGTCGCCGGGCTGGACCTGCCGATGGACCGCTCGCTGGCGGCGATGACGACGGCCAGCGCGGGCGACCTGAGCCACCTCGACCTCGTCCACGGGCGCACCCTGAGCGCCCTCAACCACCTCCTGCTGCGGACCGAGGCGGTGGACTCGTCGAAGATCGAGAACGTCGACGCCAGCCTCGCCGACTACGGGCGGGCGCTCCTCGGCGTCGGCGCCAACGCCTCGGCGGTGTCCATGGCGTCGGCGACGGCGGCACTGACGCGCATGATCCGCGACGCCGACACCTCGCGCGCGATCCGCCCGGAGGCGATCCTGCAGGCCCACCACGACCTGTTCCGTCGTACCCCGTCCGAGGCCCACCGTGCCGGCACCTTCCGTACGACGCAGAACTGGGTCGGCGGCAGCGACTGGTCCCCGCTCGGCGCCCTCCACGTGCCGCCACCACCGGAGACCGTGGCCGGCTACCTCGACGACCTGTTCACCTACGCCAACCGCGACGACGTGCCGCCCGTCGTGCAGGCCGCGGTCGTGCACGCCCAGTTCGAGTCGATCCACCCGTTCATCGACGGCAACGGCCGGATCGGGCGCGCACTGATCCACGCCGTGCTCCGACGTCGCCGCGCCACCCGTCACCTCACCGTGCCGATCGCGTCGGCGCTGGTGTCCCACCGTGAGCGCTACTTCGCTGCCCTCGGCGACTACCGCGACGGCACCGCACGGACGATGGTGGCGATGCTGGCCTCGGCCGTCCGGATCGCGACCGCGGAGTCGTGGGTGACGGCCACCCGGCTCAACGAGGTCCGCGGGGCCTGGGGTGCGGCCGTCGGCGGCTCGCGGCCGGGCACTCCCCTGCACCGCACGCTGGACCTGCTGACCGAGCAGCCGATCGTGAACGCCGCGCTGGTGGCCGAGCGGGTCGACGTACCGGAGGACGAGGCGGCGGCGGTGATCGATGCGCTGACGAGGGCAGGGGTGCTGCGCCGGGCCCCCCGCTCCCGCCGTGCGCCGGTCTGGCTGGCCGGCGCGGTGCTCGACGAGGTCACCGACCTGAGCGACCGGATCCAGGCCTCGAGCCGCCGCATGCGCGAGGCCCGCCCCGGCTGA
- a CDS encoding RNA-binding protein — translation MLADALEHLVRGVVDHPDDVVVRDKQLRRGSVLEVRVHPDDLGKVIGRGGRTATAFRTVIGAIAGNGNTRIDFVDTDRR, via the coding sequence ATGTTGGCCGACGCGCTGGAGCACCTCGTCCGCGGAGTGGTGGACCACCCCGATGACGTGGTCGTGCGCGACAAGCAGCTGCGTCGTGGCTCGGTGCTCGAGGTCCGGGTGCACCCCGACGACCTCGGCAAGGTGATCGGACGGGGCGGCCGCACGGCCACCGCGTTCCGCACGGTCATCGGCGCCATCGCGGGCAACGGCAACACCCGGATCGACTTCGTCGACACCGACCGCCGCTGA
- a CDS encoding GNAT family N-acetyltransferase: MRARPGDAGEILTLQRACWLQEAQANDTLDIPALHESLDDVRAWLGEWDTWVVRRAGRLVGAVRGRLEGGERWDIGRIMVAPDLQGSGLGRVLLEHIQAVAPAEATSYVLFTGAGSVRNQRMYRKAGFRLRPDLPAPPNAVVLTKRR, translated from the coding sequence GTGCGCGCCCGGCCCGGCGACGCCGGGGAGATCCTCACCCTCCAGCGCGCCTGCTGGCTGCAGGAGGCCCAGGCCAACGACACCCTCGACATCCCCGCATTGCACGAGTCGCTCGACGACGTGCGGGCCTGGCTGGGGGAGTGGGACACCTGGGTCGTGCGGCGGGCCGGGCGCCTCGTCGGCGCGGTCCGCGGGCGGCTCGAGGGCGGTGAGCGCTGGGACATCGGGCGGATCATGGTCGCCCCGGACCTGCAGGGCTCCGGTCTCGGACGGGTGCTCCTCGAGCACATCCAGGCGGTCGCGCCGGCCGAGGCGACGTCGTACGTCCTCTTCACGGGGGCGGGGAGCGTGCGCAACCAGCGGATGTACCGGAAGGCGGGCTTCCGGCTGCGGCCGGACCTGCCCGCGCCGCCGAACGCGGTCGTGCTCACCAAGCGCCGCTGA
- a CDS encoding ribonuclease HII, producing the protein MTTLPRGSTVRRDAGIYGYERALRRHGLEPVAGVDEAGRGACAGPLVAGAAILPPGKAGIVPGLADSKLLTAAARERCYEQVVRRALAWSVVVVSQEECDRLGMHVANVEALRRAVAKLAVPPSYVLTDGFPVDGLGVPGLAVWKGDRVAACVAAASVLAKVTRDRIMLDLDEQWPAYDFKTHKGYITATHTAALEEHGPSPIHRMRFVNVRRAAGLEPLPEEVDERRLESGS; encoded by the coding sequence ATGACCACACTGCCCCGCGGCTCGACCGTACGACGCGACGCCGGGATCTACGGCTACGAGCGCGCCCTGCGCCGCCACGGCCTCGAGCCGGTCGCCGGCGTCGACGAGGCCGGCCGCGGCGCCTGCGCCGGGCCGCTGGTCGCCGGTGCGGCGATCCTGCCGCCGGGCAAGGCCGGCATCGTCCCCGGGCTCGCCGACTCCAAGCTGCTGACCGCCGCGGCGCGGGAGCGCTGCTACGAGCAGGTCGTCCGACGCGCCCTGGCCTGGTCGGTCGTCGTGGTCTCCCAGGAGGAGTGCGACCGGCTGGGGATGCACGTCGCCAACGTGGAGGCGCTGCGGCGGGCCGTCGCGAAGCTGGCCGTCCCGCCGTCGTACGTGCTGACGGACGGGTTCCCGGTCGACGGGCTGGGCGTGCCCGGGCTCGCGGTGTGGAAGGGCGACCGGGTCGCGGCCTGCGTCGCAGCCGCGTCGGTGCTGGCGAAGGTCACCCGCGACCGGATCATGCTCGACCTCGACGAGCAGTGGCCGGCGTACGACTTCAAGACCCACAAGGGCTACATCACGGCCACCCACACCGCTGCGCTCGAGGAGCACGGACCCTCGCCGATCCACCGGATGCGCTTCGTGAACGTACGACGCGCGGCCGGACTCGAGCCGTTGCCGGAGGAAGTGGACGAGCGGCGGCTAGAGTCGGGCTCGTGA